From one Streptomyces sp. N50 genomic stretch:
- the betA gene encoding choline dehydrogenase — translation MAPLQYDFVIVGGGSAGSALANRLSADPAHQVLVLEAGRPDYPWDVFIHMPAALTYPIGSRFYDWKYESEPEPHMGGRRVYHARGKVLGGSSSINGMIFQRGNPMDYERWAADAGMESWDYAHCLPYFRRMENCLAADPDDEFRGHDGPLVLERGPASNPLFGAFLNAVQEAGYPRTDDVNGYQQEGFAPFDRNVSRGRRLSASKAYLKPVRKRPNLTVTTRAMVTRVLFEGKKAVGVEYRHRGKVQQVRAREVILCGGAINSPQLLQLSGVGNAEELTALGIDVIHDLPGVGENMQDHLEVYIQYACKQPVSMQPYMAKWRAPFIGLQWLFRKGPAATNHFEAGGFARSNEDVDYPNLMFHFLPIAVRYDGSSPAGGHGYQVHVGPMYSDAIGSVKIKTKDPLEHPALRFNYLSTEQDRREWVESIRVARKLLNQPALAPYNDGEISPGPSVESDEEILAWVAKEGETALHPSCTCKMGTDEMAVVDPGSMRVHGVEGLRVVDASVMPYVTNGNIYAPVMMIAEKAADLILGKEPLAPSSAVYYRHRDAQKQAG, via the coding sequence CGGCCCACCAGGTGCTCGTCCTGGAGGCCGGCCGGCCCGACTACCCGTGGGACGTCTTCATCCACATGCCGGCCGCGCTGACCTACCCCATCGGCAGCCGGTTCTACGACTGGAAGTACGAGTCGGAACCCGAACCCCACATGGGCGGCCGGCGCGTCTACCACGCCCGCGGCAAGGTGCTCGGCGGTTCCAGCAGCATCAACGGCATGATCTTCCAGCGCGGCAACCCCATGGACTACGAGCGCTGGGCCGCCGACGCCGGGATGGAGAGCTGGGACTACGCGCACTGCCTGCCGTACTTCCGGCGGATGGAGAACTGCCTCGCGGCCGATCCCGACGACGAGTTCCGCGGCCACGACGGCCCGCTCGTCCTCGAACGCGGGCCCGCATCCAACCCGTTGTTCGGCGCGTTCCTCAACGCCGTTCAGGAAGCGGGGTATCCGCGCACCGACGACGTCAACGGCTACCAGCAGGAGGGCTTCGCGCCCTTCGACCGCAATGTCAGCCGGGGCCGCCGACTGTCCGCGTCCAAGGCCTACTTGAAGCCCGTGCGCAAGCGGCCCAACCTCACCGTCACCACCCGCGCGATGGTCACCCGTGTCCTCTTCGAGGGCAAGAAGGCCGTCGGCGTCGAGTACCGCCACCGCGGCAAGGTCCAGCAGGTGCGGGCCCGCGAGGTCATCCTGTGCGGCGGCGCGATCAACTCCCCCCAGTTGCTTCAGCTTTCGGGTGTCGGCAACGCGGAGGAGCTGACCGCTCTCGGTATCGACGTCATCCACGACCTGCCGGGCGTCGGCGAGAACATGCAGGACCACCTGGAGGTGTACATCCAGTACGCCTGCAAGCAACCCGTCTCCATGCAGCCGTACATGGCGAAGTGGCGCGCCCCCTTCATCGGCCTGCAATGGCTCTTCCGCAAGGGCCCCGCCGCCACCAACCACTTCGAGGCAGGCGGCTTCGCCCGCAGCAACGAGGACGTCGACTACCCCAACCTGATGTTCCACTTCCTGCCGATCGCGGTCCGCTACGACGGCTCGTCTCCGGCCGGTGGCCACGGTTACCAGGTGCACGTCGGACCCATGTACTCCGACGCGATCGGCTCGGTGAAGATCAAGACCAAGGATCCGCTGGAGCATCCCGCGCTGCGCTTCAACTACCTGTCCACGGAACAGGACCGGCGTGAGTGGGTCGAGTCGATCCGGGTCGCGCGGAAGCTTCTCAACCAGCCCGCGCTCGCCCCGTACAACGACGGGGAGATCTCGCCCGGCCCGTCCGTGGAGAGCGACGAGGAGATCCTGGCGTGGGTGGCGAAGGAGGGGGAGACGGCGCTGCATCCGTCCTGCACCTGCAAGATGGGCACGGACGAGATGGCGGTCGTCGACCCCGGCAGCATGCGGGTGCACGGGGTGGAGGGGCTGCGGGTCGTGGACGCGTCGGTGATGCCGTACGTGACCAACGGCAACATCTACGCGCCGGTGATGATGATCGCGGAGAAGGCGGCGGACCTCATCCTGGGCAAGGAGCCGCTCGCTCCGTCCTCGGCGGTGTACTACCGGCACCGCGACGCCCAGAAGCAGGCCGGGTAG
- the purU gene encoding formyltetrahydrofolate deformylase — translation MSPRPHPGREFVLTLSCPDSAGLVHAVSGFLVRNSGNILESQQFDDRLKGRFFMRVHFDVSDPNADLKTLRYRFGPVAEAYRISWTLRDAATPTRTLIMVSKFGHCLNDLLFRKRTGALNIEIPAIVSNHRDFEGLAQTYGIPFHHIPVTRDTKADAEAQLLDLVRELDIDLVVLARYMQILSDDLCKQLEGHAINIHHSFLPSFKGARPYQQAYDRGVKLVGATAHYVTPELDEGQIIDQDVVRVDHSLDPEELVTVGRDVEAQVLAHAVKWHSESRVMVYGNRTVVFR, via the coding sequence ATGTCCCCTCGACCGCACCCCGGCCGCGAATTCGTCCTCACCCTCTCGTGTCCGGACAGCGCCGGACTGGTCCATGCCGTGAGCGGCTTTCTCGTCCGGAACTCCGGCAACATCCTGGAAAGCCAGCAATTCGATGATCGGCTCAAGGGCCGCTTCTTCATGAGGGTCCACTTCGACGTTTCCGATCCAAACGCCGACCTGAAAACACTGCGTTACCGATTCGGCCCGGTGGCCGAGGCGTATCGCATCTCCTGGACCCTCCGGGACGCCGCCACCCCCACCCGGACCCTGATCATGGTCTCCAAGTTCGGCCACTGCCTGAACGACCTGCTGTTCCGCAAGCGCACCGGTGCCCTCAACATCGAGATCCCGGCGATCGTCTCCAACCACCGCGACTTCGAGGGCCTCGCGCAGACGTACGGCATCCCCTTCCACCACATCCCGGTGACCAGGGACACGAAGGCGGACGCGGAGGCGCAACTCCTCGACCTGGTCCGGGAGTTGGACATCGACCTGGTGGTACTGGCGCGCTACATGCAGATCCTCTCCGACGACCTCTGCAAGCAGCTGGAGGGCCACGCCATCAACATCCACCACTCCTTCCTGCCCAGCTTCAAGGGCGCCCGCCCCTACCAGCAGGCGTACGACCGAGGCGTGAAGCTCGTGGGCGCCACCGCGCACTATGTGACGCCGGAGCTGGACGAGGGCCAGATCATCGACCAGGACGTGGTCCGGGTCGACCACTCGCTCGACCCGGAGGAGCTGGTGACGGTGGGGCGGGACGTGGAGGCGCAGGTGCTGGCGCACGCGGTGAAGTGGCACAGCGAGAGCAGGGTGATGGTGTACGGGAACCGGACCGTCGTGTTCCGGTGA
- a CDS encoding aldehyde dehydrogenase family protein, translating to MADLYVDGEWRDAVAGGHRDIRCPSDGTLTATVSEGTRPDTEAAIAAARRAFDEGPWPLTPERERGALLLRTADLIERDAKEFARAESLDTGKRLVESEYDIADVVSCFRYYGGIGGTDAGRVIDTGRDDAVSRVVYEPVGVCGLITPWNYPLLQASWKVAPALLAGNTVVLKPSELTPSTSILLMRALEGAGLPAGAANLVLGAGPEAGAPLSEDPAVDMVSFTGGLETGKRIMATAAATVKKVALELGGKNPNVVFADADFETAVDFALTAVFLHSGQVCSAGARLIVEDSLHDRFVDEVVRRARQIRLGGPFDPEAETGALISARHLEKVEAYVAAGIAEGAVLRCGGERPSEPALADGHFYPPTVLDACTQDMRVVHEESFGPVLTVERFTDEDDAVRIANDTEYGLAGAVWTQDAGKAQRVARRLRHGTVWINDYHPYVPQAEWGGFGHSGVGRELGPTGLDEYREPKHIWQNIQPRPQHWFRG from the coding sequence GTGGCAGACCTGTATGTGGACGGAGAATGGCGCGACGCGGTGGCCGGCGGTCACCGTGACATCCGCTGCCCCTCCGACGGCACGCTCACCGCGACGGTGTCCGAGGGAACGCGTCCCGACACCGAGGCCGCGATCGCCGCCGCCCGCCGCGCCTTCGACGAAGGACCCTGGCCGCTTACCCCCGAGCGGGAGCGCGGCGCGCTGTTGCTGCGCACCGCCGATCTCATCGAGCGCGACGCCAAGGAGTTCGCCCGCGCCGAGTCGCTGGACACCGGCAAGCGGCTGGTGGAGAGCGAGTACGACATCGCCGATGTCGTCTCCTGCTTCCGTTACTACGGCGGGATCGGCGGCACCGACGCCGGACGGGTCATCGACACCGGGCGGGACGACGCCGTAAGTCGCGTCGTCTACGAGCCCGTTGGGGTGTGCGGGCTGATCACGCCCTGGAACTACCCGCTGCTGCAAGCCAGTTGGAAGGTCGCTCCGGCACTCCTCGCGGGCAACACGGTCGTCCTCAAGCCGAGCGAGCTGACGCCCTCCACCTCCATCCTGCTGATGCGCGCGCTGGAGGGGGCCGGGCTTCCCGCCGGTGCCGCCAACCTCGTGCTCGGTGCCGGGCCCGAGGCGGGCGCACCGCTCTCCGAGGACCCCGCCGTCGACATGGTCTCCTTCACCGGGGGCCTGGAGACCGGCAAACGCATCATGGCCACCGCCGCCGCGACCGTGAAGAAGGTCGCGCTGGAGCTGGGCGGCAAGAACCCCAACGTCGTCTTCGCCGACGCCGACTTCGAGACGGCCGTGGACTTCGCGCTCACGGCCGTCTTCCTGCACTCGGGCCAAGTCTGCTCGGCCGGCGCCCGGTTGATCGTCGAGGACTCGCTGCACGACCGGTTCGTGGACGAAGTCGTCCGTCGCGCACGGCAGATCAGGCTCGGCGGGCCCTTCGATCCCGAGGCCGAGACCGGGGCGCTGATCTCCGCGCGGCACCTGGAGAAGGTCGAGGCGTACGTCGCGGCGGGCATCGCCGAGGGCGCCGTGCTGCGGTGCGGCGGTGAGCGGCCTTCCGAACCCGCCCTCGCGGACGGACACTTCTACCCGCCGACCGTCCTCGACGCGTGCACGCAGGACATGCGCGTGGTGCACGAGGAGTCCTTTGGACCGGTCCTGACCGTCGAGCGCTTCACCGACGAGGACGACGCCGTACGCATCGCCAACGACACCGAGTACGGACTCGCCGGCGCCGTCTGGACCCAGGACGCGGGGAAGGCCCAGCGGGTCGCCCGGCGGCTGCGGCACGGCACGGTGTGGATCAACGACTACCACCCCTATGTGCCGCAAGCGGAATGGGGTGGCTTCGGACACTCGGGCGTGGGCCGGGAGCTGGGACCGACCGGCCTGGACGAGTACCGAGAGCCCAAGCACATCTGGCAGAACATCCAACCCCGGCCGCAGCACTGGTTCCGCGGCTGA
- a CDS encoding glycine betaine/L-proline ABC transporter ATP-binding protein, producing the protein MTPAQTEVPQRRGTPQDSAPTPVISVRKLWKVFGPKAEQVPESEELCGLTRRELMDRTGCTAAVRDVNFEVSPGEVFVVMGLSGSGKSTLVRCLTRLIEPTAGEIVFEGEDIRDADAKRLRELRRRKFSMVFQHFGLLPHRRVVDNVSFGLEIRGMSKAERTKRALEVVELVGLSGYENSYPDQLSGGMQQRVGLARALAGDPDVLLFDEPFSALDPLIRRDMQNEVIRLHHEVGKTMVFITHDLSEALKLGDRILIMRDGKMVQCGTGDELVGAPADDYVREFVKDVPRGDVLTLRWIMRPAVDEDPLDGPELGPDVVVREATRAVLAADKPVKVVENGKLLGIVGDEEILAVVAGQEGDA; encoded by the coding sequence GTGACCCCAGCACAGACCGAGGTGCCGCAGCGGCGCGGCACTCCCCAGGACTCGGCCCCCACCCCGGTCATATCCGTGCGCAAGCTGTGGAAGGTGTTCGGGCCGAAGGCAGAGCAGGTACCCGAATCCGAGGAACTGTGCGGGCTCACACGCCGTGAGCTGATGGACCGCACCGGCTGCACCGCCGCCGTACGCGATGTGAACTTCGAGGTCTCGCCCGGCGAGGTCTTCGTCGTCATGGGGCTGTCCGGCTCCGGGAAGTCCACCCTGGTGCGATGTCTGACCCGGCTGATCGAACCCACCGCCGGTGAGATCGTCTTCGAGGGCGAGGACATCCGGGACGCGGACGCCAAGCGGCTGCGCGAGCTGCGGCGCCGTAAGTTCTCCATGGTCTTCCAGCACTTCGGGCTGCTGCCGCACCGCCGGGTCGTCGACAACGTGTCCTTCGGCCTGGAGATCCGGGGCATGAGCAAGGCCGAGCGCACCAAACGGGCCCTGGAAGTCGTCGAGTTGGTCGGACTCTCCGGGTACGAGAACTCCTACCCGGATCAGCTCTCCGGCGGAATGCAGCAACGCGTCGGCCTGGCAAGGGCGTTGGCCGGAGACCCGGACGTCCTTCTCTTCGACGAACCGTTCTCGGCGCTCGACCCGCTGATCCGCCGCGACATGCAGAACGAGGTCATCCGGCTGCACCACGAGGTCGGCAAGACCATGGTGTTCATCACCCACGACCTGTCCGAGGCCCTCAAGTTGGGCGACCGCATCCTCATCATGCGCGACGGCAAGATGGTGCAGTGCGGGACGGGCGACGAGCTGGTCGGCGCCCCCGCCGACGACTACGTCCGCGAGTTCGTGAAGGACGTGCCGCGCGGTGACGTCCTCACCCTGCGCTGGATCATGCGCCCCGCCGTGGACGAAGACCCCCTGGACGGACCCGAGTTGGGCCCGGACGTCGTCGTACGCGAGGCCACCCGCGCCGTACTCGCGGCCGACAAGCCGGTCAAGGTCGTGGAGAACGGCAAGCTGCTCGGCATCGTCGGCGACGAGGAGATCCTCGCTGTCGTCGCCGGGCAGGAAGGCGACGCGTGA
- a CDS encoding ABC transporter permease: protein MTVAVEKPEPAQQVADTAPELKNPRRKVTRPMMVGAILVVWLVLFAVLRGKQTLTLAAADLTGLHRWFNDLNDSVGANRNSNPLFLYFFNEIRLVIDNLVTFVQDLISQPSGDRPLPQIGWLGVVGIAGFVSWAVGNWRVALLAMAGFAFFGLQGLWQESMDTLALTLSAVLVALLFAIPLGVWAGLSDRFNRIMTPFLDFMQTMPTFVYLAPLTLFFLIGPASAVIATVIYAAPPAIRITAHGIRSVPATTVEAADSMGSTRWQSLLKVLLPMAKRTVVMGVNQTIMAALAMVTIAALIDAPGLGKTVMQALQTLDVGTAFNAGLAIVIMAIVLDRVTTASSTRTEQARNSTGRFLTWRRPLLGAGAVGVVVLIYLSHTYLWAAQFPGDGSTGTHITNAANSVTTWVQDNLSGVTNAFRNALTNGLLNPFQSLLTDSPWWLVGAALVGIGVVVGGWRSGVTTAICVGLLVGTGVWSDAMTTLASTVVATVIVMLFGIAFGVWMGRSAMVDRLLRPTLDAAQVMPPFVYLVPFLALFGATRFTAIVAAVVYAVPVAIKITADGVRAVPETTVEAATAAGCNTWQIITKVQLPMARSALTLATNQGLIYVLSMVVVGGLVGAGALGYDVVAGFSQGELYGKGLAAGLAIVLLGVMFDRITQAAARRTSA, encoded by the coding sequence ATGACCGTCGCCGTGGAGAAACCGGAGCCCGCACAGCAAGTCGCGGACACCGCACCGGAGTTGAAGAACCCGCGACGCAAGGTGACCCGGCCCATGATGGTCGGCGCGATCCTCGTCGTCTGGCTGGTGCTGTTCGCCGTGCTGCGCGGGAAGCAGACGCTGACGCTCGCGGCGGCCGACCTCACCGGACTGCACCGCTGGTTCAACGACCTCAACGACTCGGTCGGCGCCAACCGCAACTCCAACCCGCTCTTCCTCTACTTCTTCAACGAGATCCGCCTGGTCATCGACAACCTGGTGACCTTCGTCCAGGACCTGATCTCGCAGCCGAGCGGCGACCGCCCGCTGCCGCAGATCGGCTGGCTCGGGGTCGTCGGCATCGCGGGCTTCGTCTCCTGGGCCGTGGGCAACTGGCGGGTCGCGCTCCTCGCCATGGCCGGTTTCGCCTTCTTCGGGCTCCAGGGCCTGTGGCAGGAGAGCATGGACACCCTGGCGCTCACCCTCTCCGCGGTCCTCGTGGCGCTGCTGTTCGCGATCCCGCTGGGGGTGTGGGCGGGGCTGTCGGACCGGTTCAACCGGATCATGACGCCCTTCCTGGACTTCATGCAGACGATGCCGACCTTCGTCTACCTGGCACCGCTGACCCTGTTCTTCCTCATCGGCCCGGCCTCCGCCGTCATCGCCACCGTGATCTACGCCGCCCCGCCCGCGATCCGCATCACCGCGCACGGGATTCGCTCCGTACCGGCGACGACCGTGGAAGCGGCGGATTCCATGGGGTCGACGCGCTGGCAGTCACTGCTCAAAGTGCTGTTGCCGATGGCCAAGCGGACCGTGGTCATGGGCGTCAACCAGACCATCATGGCCGCCCTCGCCATGGTCACCATCGCGGCCCTGATCGACGCGCCCGGCCTCGGCAAGACCGTCATGCAGGCACTGCAGACGCTCGACGTGGGCACGGCCTTCAACGCCGGCCTGGCCATCGTGATCATGGCCATCGTCCTCGACCGCGTCACGACGGCGTCGAGCACCCGCACGGAACAGGCCCGGAACTCGACCGGCCGCTTCCTCACGTGGCGCCGACCGCTGCTCGGAGCGGGCGCGGTGGGCGTCGTGGTCCTGATCTACCTCTCGCACACCTACCTGTGGGCGGCGCAGTTCCCCGGCGACGGCAGCACCGGCACCCACATCACGAACGCCGCGAACAGCGTGACGACGTGGGTGCAGGACAACCTGTCGGGCGTCACCAACGCCTTCCGCAACGCACTCACCAACGGCCTGCTCAACCCGTTCCAGTCGCTGCTCACCGACTCCCCGTGGTGGCTCGTCGGCGCGGCGCTCGTCGGGATCGGCGTGGTGGTCGGCGGCTGGCGCTCCGGGGTCACAACTGCCATATGCGTAGGCCTGCTTGTCGGCACGGGTGTGTGGTCGGACGCCATGACGACACTGGCCTCGACCGTCGTGGCGACCGTGATCGTGATGCTGTTCGGCATCGCCTTCGGCGTGTGGATGGGGCGCAGCGCGATGGTGGACCGGCTGTTGCGGCCCACGTTGGACGCGGCGCAGGTCATGCCCCCGTTCGTCTATCTGGTGCCGTTCCTCGCGCTGTTCGGGGCGACGCGCTTCACCGCGATCGTGGCCGCCGTCGTGTACGCCGTACCGGTCGCCATCAAGATCACGGCGGACGGGGTGCGGGCGGTGCCCGAGACCACCGTCGAGGCGGCCACGGCGGCCGGGTGCAACACCTGGCAGATCATCACCAAGGTTCAACTCCCGATGGCACGCAGCGCCTTGACCCTCGCGACCAACCAGGGCCTGATCTATGTGCTGTCGATGGTTGTTGTGGGCGGCCTGGTGGGAGCCGGCGCCCTCGGCTACGACGTGGTGGCCGGATTCTCGCAGGGCGAGCTGTACGGCAAGGGGCTGGCGGCGGGGCTCGCCATCGTCCTGCTCGGAGTCATGTTCGACCGGATCACTCAGGCGGCCGCGCGCCGAACCAGCGCTTAA
- a CDS encoding ABC transporter substrate-binding protein: MARHWRTGAAGLAVLGLTLTACGGAKVGDTSSGSSSSSGKCGTFNLAVNPWVGYEADAAVVAYVAQHQLGCTVEKKDLKEEIAWQGFGTGEVDAVLENWGHDDLKKKYITGQKTAVEAGQTGNKGIIGWYVPPWLAKAHPDILDYKNLNKYASKFKTSESGGKGQLLDGDPSYVTNDAALVKNLKLDFKVVYAGSETALIQAFRTAEKNKQWVIGYFYEPQWFLSEVALKKVALPAYKTGCDADAAKIACDYPVYDLDKIVSAKFAKSGSPAYNLVKNFNWTNEDQNTVAKYIAQDKLSDDAAAKKWVDANKDKVDAWLK, from the coding sequence ATGGCAAGACACTGGCGAACCGGCGCGGCCGGCCTGGCCGTTCTCGGCCTCACCCTCACCGCGTGCGGCGGGGCGAAGGTCGGCGACACCTCCTCGGGATCGAGCAGCAGCTCGGGCAAGTGCGGGACCTTCAACCTCGCGGTCAACCCGTGGGTGGGCTACGAGGCGGACGCGGCGGTCGTCGCGTACGTCGCGCAGCACCAACTCGGCTGTACGGTCGAGAAGAAGGACCTGAAGGAAGAGATCGCCTGGCAGGGCTTCGGCACCGGCGAGGTCGACGCGGTCCTGGAGAACTGGGGCCACGACGATCTCAAGAAGAAGTACATCACCGGCCAGAAGACCGCCGTCGAGGCCGGCCAGACCGGCAACAAAGGCATCATCGGCTGGTACGTGCCGCCGTGGCTCGCCAAGGCCCACCCCGACATCCTCGACTACAAGAACCTCAACAAGTACGCGTCCAAGTTCAAGACCTCCGAGTCGGGCGGCAAGGGCCAACTCCTCGACGGGGACCCGTCGTACGTCACGAACGACGCCGCGCTGGTGAAGAACCTGAAGCTGGACTTCAAGGTGGTGTACGCGGGCAGCGAGACCGCGCTCATCCAGGCCTTCCGCACCGCCGAGAAGAACAAGCAGTGGGTCATCGGCTACTTCTACGAGCCGCAGTGGTTCCTCTCCGAGGTCGCGCTCAAGAAGGTGGCGCTGCCCGCGTACAAGACGGGCTGTGACGCGGACGCGGCGAAGATCGCCTGCGACTACCCCGTCTACGACCTCGACAAGATCGTCAGCGCGAAGTTCGCCAAGTCGGGCAGCCCCGCCTACAACCTGGTGAAGAACTTCAACTGGACGAACGAGGACCAGAACACCGTGGCCAAGTACATAGCGCAGGACAAGCTGTCCGACGACGCCGCGGCGAAGAAGTGGGTCGACGCCAACAAGGACAAGGTCGACGCCTGGCTCAAGTAG
- a CDS encoding FAD-dependent oxidoreductase: protein MAGPRVVIIGAGVVGAALADEISARGWTEVTVVDQGPLPATGGSSSHAPGLVFQTNSSKTMTELARYTVEKFCSLDVDGKPCFLQVGGLEVATTPERVAELHRRHGWITAWGIEARLLTPEECVEHHPLVNPDRVLGGLLVPTDGLAKAVLAVEAQIRRATERGVTFLARHEVLDVQRADGRVTGVLTDQGEIPADIVVCCAGIWGPKIARMVGMNLPLTPLGHQLAWTGPVPALAGRTEEAVRPILRHQDADLYYRDRYDAIGIGYYGHRPMPISADDILSVGEADDMPSVLKFTEDDFAPAWTETQSLLPATKDAKIEEGINGLFSFTTDNFPLLGESSDVKGFWVAEAVWVTHSAGVGRAMAEWLVDGYCSSFDLHECDVNRFEQHQLAPEYVLARDCQNFVEVYDILHPLQPSGKPRPIRTSPFHTRQQEHGAVFLEAGGWERPQWYEANSALLEGRSIPTPNDWAAQYWSPIVGAEAQATRETVAMYDMTALKRLEVTGPGAADFLEGLVTGKVAKSVGSVTYTLLLDEDGGIRSDITVARLARDRFQVGANGNLDLDWFTRHLPADGTVQVRDITPGTCCIGLWGPLARKVLQPLTDEDFTNEGLKYFRAKQAYIGTVPVTAMRLSYVGELGWELYTTADQGQKLWDTLWQAAQPLGGVIAGRGAFNSLRLEKGYRSFGTDMTYEHDPYEAGVGFAVKLDKGDFIGKAALERRKTDVRRQLTCLTIDDPHSVVMGKEPVYDGDRAVGYVTSAAYGYTIGKGIAYAWLPAELTAPGTQLHIGYFDERVEAVVAAEPLFDPTMSRLRG from the coding sequence ATGGCGGGACCCCGAGTGGTCATCATCGGAGCGGGCGTCGTGGGGGCGGCGCTCGCGGACGAGATCTCCGCGCGAGGCTGGACCGAAGTGACCGTGGTCGACCAGGGCCCGCTGCCCGCCACCGGCGGCTCCTCCTCGCACGCGCCAGGACTGGTCTTCCAGACCAACTCCTCAAAGACGATGACCGAGTTGGCCCGCTACACGGTCGAGAAGTTCTGCTCCCTCGACGTCGACGGCAAGCCCTGCTTCCTCCAGGTCGGCGGCCTAGAGGTCGCCACCACCCCAGAGCGCGTCGCCGAACTCCACCGCCGCCACGGCTGGATCACCGCCTGGGGCATCGAGGCCCGCCTGCTCACCCCCGAGGAGTGCGTCGAGCACCACCCGCTGGTGAACCCGGACCGGGTCCTCGGCGGCCTCCTGGTCCCCACCGACGGCCTGGCGAAAGCCGTCCTGGCCGTCGAGGCGCAGATCCGCCGGGCGACCGAGCGCGGCGTGACCTTCCTCGCCCGCCACGAAGTCCTCGACGTCCAGCGGGCCGACGGCCGCGTCACCGGCGTCCTCACCGACCAGGGCGAGATCCCCGCCGACATCGTCGTGTGCTGCGCCGGCATCTGGGGCCCGAAGATCGCCCGCATGGTCGGCATGAACCTCCCGCTGACCCCGCTCGGCCACCAGCTCGCCTGGACCGGTCCAGTACCCGCCCTCGCCGGCCGGACCGAGGAGGCCGTCCGCCCGATCCTGCGCCACCAGGACGCCGACCTCTACTACCGCGACCGCTACGACGCCATCGGCATCGGCTACTACGGCCACCGCCCCATGCCCATCTCGGCCGACGACATCCTCTCGGTCGGCGAGGCCGACGACATGCCCTCCGTCCTCAAGTTCACGGAGGACGACTTCGCGCCGGCCTGGACGGAGACGCAGTCCCTGCTCCCCGCGACGAAGGACGCGAAGATCGAGGAGGGCATCAACGGCCTCTTCTCCTTCACCACCGACAACTTCCCCCTCCTCGGGGAGAGTTCGGACGTCAAGGGCTTCTGGGTCGCCGAGGCCGTCTGGGTCACGCACTCGGCGGGCGTCGGCCGCGCGATGGCCGAGTGGCTGGTCGACGGCTACTGCTCGTCCTTCGACCTCCACGAGTGCGACGTCAACCGCTTCGAACAGCACCAGCTCGCCCCCGAATACGTCCTGGCCCGCGACTGCCAGAACTTCGTAGAGGTCTACGACATCCTCCACCCGCTCCAGCCGTCCGGTAAGCCGCGCCCGATCCGCACCAGCCCCTTCCACACCCGCCAGCAGGAACACGGCGCGGTCTTCCTGGAGGCAGGCGGCTGGGAGCGCCCACAGTGGTACGAGGCCAACTCGGCCCTGCTGGAAGGCCGTTCGATCCCCACCCCGAACGACTGGGCCGCCCAGTACTGGTCGCCCATCGTCGGTGCCGAGGCACAGGCCACCCGCGAGACGGTCGCGATGTACGACATGACGGCCCTCAAGCGCCTGGAGGTGACCGGCCCCGGCGCCGCCGACTTCCTGGAGGGCCTGGTCACCGGCAAGGTCGCCAAGTCGGTCGGCTCGGTGACGTACACCCTCCTGCTGGACGAGGACGGCGGCATCCGCAGCGACATCACCGTCGCCCGCCTGGCCCGCGACCGCTTCCAGGTCGGCGCCAACGGCAACCTCGACCTCGACTGGTTCACCCGCCACCTGCCCGCCGATGGAACGGTCCAAGTCCGCGACATCACCCCCGGCACCTGCTGCATAGGCCTGTGGGGCCCCCTGGCCCGCAAGGTCCTCCAGCCCCTGACGGACGAGGACTTCACGAACGAGGGCCTCAAGTACTTCCGCGCCAAGCAGGCCTACATTGGAACGGTCCCGGTCACCGCCATGCGCCTGTCCTACGTCGGCGAACTCGGCTGGGAGCTGTACACCACCGCCGACCAGGGCCAGAAACTCTGGGACACCCTCTGGCAGGCAGCGCAACCGCTGGGCGGTGTCATCGCAGGCCGGGGCGCCTTCAACAGCCTCCGCCTGGAGAAGGGGTACCGCTCCTTCGGCACCGACATGACCTACGAGCACGACCCCTACGAGGCCGGCGTCGGCTTCGCCGTCAAACTCGACAAGGGCGACTTCATCGGCAAGGCGGCACTGGAACGCCGAAAGACCGACGTGCGACGGCAGTTGACCTGCCTGACCATCGACGACCCGCACTCCGTCGTCATGGGCAAGGAACCGGTCTACGACGGCGACCGCGCCGTCGGTTACGTCACCAGCGCGGCCTACGGCTACACGATCGGCAAGGGCATCGCCTACGCCTGGCTCCCGGCCGAACTCACCGCCCCCGGCACCCAGTTGCACATCGGCTACTTCGACGAGCGCGTCGAGGCGGTCGTGGCGGCGGAGCCACTGTTCGACCCGACGATGTCCCGTCTCCGCGGCTGA